One window of Bactrocera tryoni isolate S06 chromosome 2, CSIRO_BtryS06_freeze2, whole genome shotgun sequence genomic DNA carries:
- the LOC120767792 gene encoding uncharacterized protein LOC120767792 gives MKMGSPAVKQHKRASKSSSSSRVSMTTSEAEENFVESKLFSWMRLFRFASLLCRAE, from the coding sequence ATGAAGATGGGTTCACCAGCCGTTAAGCAACACAAACGCGCCAGCAAATCGTCGAGCTCTTCGCGTGTCAGCATGACCACTTCCGAGGCGGAGGAGAACTTCGTCGAGTCAAAACTTTTCAGCTGGATGAGACTCTTCCGATTTGCTTCCTTGCTTTGCCGTGCGGAGTAA